CCTGCTCCCGCTTCAAGTTTTATGCATACAGATTTAAAGTTTCTAAATGTTTTCTCTAAACGTTCAAATTTTGTGCCCGTAAGATTAAATGCCTTAATCAGCTTCATGCCATGCAAATACTCTAACATGCGCGACGTTGCTTCTCTTTTTGCTTTTTGTTGTTTTTTTCCAAAATGTTTGATAAACTTGATTGCAATCACAAGTATAGGCAACGATAAAGGAATAACTGCCGCAGAAAGAAGAGCCAACTGCCAGTTCTGAAACGCAAGGAAAACTAACAACAGTGATGGCATTGCAACTGCTCCAACAAGTTGGGGAAGCAAATGGCTCAATAGCTGCTCTACGTTTGCATAATCGCTTAGTAGATATGCGCCGATGGTTCCAGGGTCACGAGTATTAAAGAAACCCATAGGAAGTTGTCGGATATGATTGGATATAGTAAGGCGTCCTTCTGCACAAATCTCATAGGTTCCATTGTACGTTTTTTTGTAAGCGATTTTGCTAACAATAAAAAGTAGCACAAGGGAAACAGCAAGTGCCACACTAATTCCAATTAGTGCGGGGATATTAAGGGATGTTCCTGGATTCTGAAGCGGTTTAAAGAACTCCCATACGCCCATAAGAAGCACACCATATGGAGCACCACGAAATGCGTATTCCAGTAGGGTCCAAAGAATCATTGAACGTAACCGTTCAGGATGTCCAAGCGTTGCTGCACGCATAAGGGAAAAAATTTTCATGCTACAGCCCTCCCTATTTTTTCAATTGTCCATTCTCTTGAACGCGAATACGTATCCCACATAGTTTTGTACAAACCATCAACGGCAACTAAATCGTCATGTTTTCCAGTTTGCACTATCTGTCCGTTATCAATTACAAGAATCTGATCAGCGTCCACCACGGTAGACAGCCGATGTGCAATCACGATAACCGTTTTGTTTTTGATGAGCTGAGCAAGAGCTTCAACAATTTTTCCTTCGTTTTCAGGGTCAGCGTAGGCAGTTGCTTCATCAAGAACAACGATGGGTGCATTCTTCAAAATCGCGCGTGCGATACTAATTCTTTGTTGTTCGCCTCCTGACAGATACGTTCCCCCTTCTCCAATAAGGGTGTCATAACCGTGAGGAAGATTCATGATGAACTCATGACACTGTGCTGCCTTCGCCGCAGCTATAACATCCTCTTTTGATGCAGTTTGGTTACCCATACGGATGTTTTCTTCAATTGTGTCAAAAAACAGAAAACCATCTTGGAAAACAAAGGACACATAGTTCATCAGAGTTTCTGTTCGCAAGTCTTTGATGTCTACACCACCAATACGAATCGCTCCAAAATTAACGTCCCAGAATCGAGCAGTGAGAAAACCAATAGTTGTTTTCCCAGCACCTGATGGACCCACCAAAGCAGTTACAGTTTTAGGTTTTGCAATAAATGAGACATTGTTTAGCACATTCGAATCAGTATAGCCAAAAGTCACATTATCAAATTCTACGGAGAAATCTTTAGGTTGATGTTCAAAATCGGTTTCCGTTATCTCCGGAGTATAAAGAATCTCATCGACTCTTTCAACACCAATGCTGATTTCGCGTAAGTAGCCGCTAACAAACATGAGTTTAAGAAATGGGAAAAACATTCCTCCGCCTACAATAAGAAATAGGAATACTGTAGGCATAAATTGCTCATAGGTGTTCATTCCAGACAGCAAGAATACTGCAACAGGGATAATGAAAACTAAAGATGAAGAGATGACCGTAAGGAAAGAAGGATATATTTGAGCGTATTCGTTGGTTAGTTTAATGATAAACTTTCTGTAGGATGAAATTGCCGTTTTTAGACGCTTAAAAGAGTCTGACGACGCGTTAAAGACTTTTACTACGGGCATTCCTCGGACGTACTCGACTACAGCAGCGTTCATCGTTTCAAGAGAATTGTGGTACTGCCTGTATGTGTCAACTGATGACATCATTTTCATTTGAACCGCAAATGCAAAGGGAATTGGAACAAAAGCAGCCAGTGCGAGGCGCCAGTCTGCAAAGAATAGGTATATCATCATAATTATTGGAAATACGACTGCGCTTGTTATGTCCGGAATATGATGAGCAACAAATAGTTCCACTTTTTCAACGTCTTCAGACATTACCTTTTTGATTTTGCCGCTAGCTTTTTGCGTAAAAAAGCCCATGGATAATTTGGTGAGTTTTTTAGCGATTTTTACTCTCATTTCATAAAGAATATTGAACGCTGCAATATGGGAAAGCATTGATGATGTATAAAGTAAAATGCCCCATGAAGCAAACGAAATTAAACTTATGAATCCTAGATTATAGAGTAACGCGCTGTTAAGTTGTGAAATGTCAGTTGCATGTTCAGCAAGCTCAACAATTATCATATACACGGTAACAACCGGAATGAATTGTACCACAGTGGCAATTACAGCCAAAGCCATTGACGCAAAAAGCCACCATTTTTTTGTTCCCGCTATTTCTATAAGCCGACGGAACCCAGTTTTTCTTTTTGGTTTTTGTGTTTCAGTATTTTTCATACATACTTACCTCTTTGATTGAAAATTATCAAAAAATTATGTGCCTCAATTCCATCTTCAGGAAAAGCGGAATTGTGGAGTGTGAATTCCATAAGGTCGCCTGAAAGCCCTTGGTGGAGTATAGTTGTACAACGCTCTAAAGACAGCAAAACAGTTAATATGGCTAGAGAACCAACCCGAGAGAGTTTTTGTTTTCCATGACCCGCCGTATGTAATAGAGATTGTACAGTTTGGGAAGTCATGTTGCTTCTCCCGTTGTGCTTTGTGGCTCTAAACAACGAATAGAACTAGTGTTTTTTTTCAACCAAGGCAGACAACGCACCGAACATATCGGAGATACTTGCGGTATCCCTTCAACAGTTGAAGTGATTGTAGCGTTTACCCCGTACACTTCACGAATCATTTTTTCATTGATTACCCGTGAAGGAGACCCAGAAGAGTGAACAGTTCCATTATGCATTACAACAATTTCATCAGCATACCTAGCAGCAAAATTGATGCCATGCAAACCTGCAAGGGTTACTATCTTATTTTTTGTTGTGATTCCTTTGATTAACTCAAAAAGTTCCAGTTGTTTTTGGAGGTCTAGATTATTTGTGGGCTCATCCAGCAAGAGCAGATGAGGATTTTTTACAAGAGCTTGAGCAATAGACACCATTTGCTGTTGCCCTCCACTTAACGNNNNNNNNNNNNNNNNNNNNNNNNNNNNNNNNNNNNNNNNNNNNNNNNNNNNNNNNN
This region of Candidatus Bathyarchaeum sp. genomic DNA includes:
- a CDS encoding ABC transporter ATP-binding protein — translated: LSGGQQQMVSIAQALVKNPHLLLLDEPTNNLDLQKQLELFELIKGITTKNKIVTLAGLHGINFAARYADEIVVMHNGTVHSSGSPSRVINEKMIREVYGVNATITSTVEGIPQVSPICSVRCLPWLKKNTSSIRCLEPQSTTGEAT
- a CDS encoding ABC transporter ATP-binding protein/permease codes for the protein MKNTETQKPKRKTGFRRLIEIAGTKKWWLFASMALAVIATVVQFIPVVTVYMIIVELAEHATDISQLNSALLYNLGFISLISFASWGILLYTSSMLSHIAAFNILYEMRVKIAKKLTKLSMGFFTQKASGKIKKVMSEDVEKVELFVAHHIPDITSAVVFPIIMMIYLFFADWRLALAAFVPIPFAFAVQMKMMSSVDTYRQYHNSLETMNAAVVEYVRGMPVVKVFNASSDSFKRLKTAISSYRKFIIKLTNEYAQIYPSFLTVISSSLVFIIPVAVFLLSGMNTYEQFMPTVFLFLIVGGGMFFPFLKLMFVSGYLREISIGVERVDEILYTPEITETDFEHQPKDFSVEFDNVTFGYTDSNVLNNVSFIAKPKTVTALVGPSGAGKTTIGFLTARFWDVNFGAIRIGGVDIKDLRTETLMNYVSFVFQDGFLFFDTIEENIRMGNQTASKEDVIAAAKAAQCHEFIMNLPHGYDTLIGEGGTYLSGGEQQRISIARAILKNAPIVVLDEATAYADPENEGKIVEALAQLIKNKTVIVIAHRLSTVVDADQILVIDNGQIVQTGKHDDLVAVDGLYKTMWDTYSRSREWTIEKIGRAVA